The proteins below come from a single Aquarana catesbeiana isolate 2022-GZ linkage group LG12, ASM4218655v1, whole genome shotgun sequence genomic window:
- the CCN5 gene encoding CCN family member 5, whose product MLTAECFLLFVALSQISAQLCPSQCTCSWAPTRCPPGVPLLLDGCGCCKICARRLGEPCNQIYLCDQTKELVCDYSTSKDGGRSGTCNYNDDDSCDVDGKVYQDGETFQPSCKLQCKCEDGGVTCVPLCSEDVQLPTPTCPFPHRVTVPGKCCPQWRCDGHPSSLETGLTQTAPINCPEWSTEWGACSALCGMGISSRVTNQNPFCRLESQHRLCMVRPCGAPSAATGITACKPTLVSSHPIRWETQDCVSIRTFWPTFCGSCGRRHCVPYQTVNELVAFQCTAGLSMKLMMFIVSCVC is encoded by the exons ATGCTCACAGCTGAATGTTTTCTGCTCTTTGTCGCCCTGTCACAG ATTTCGGCTCAGCTCTGCCCCAGCCAATGCACATGTTCCTGGGCTCCAACAAGATGTCCTCCAGGCGTCCCACTTCTTCTGGATGGCTGCGGATGCTGTAAGATTTGTGCACGCCGACTTGGTGAACCATGTAACCAGATCTACCTATGTGATCAGACCAAGGAACTTGTTTGTGATTATTCTACAAGCAaggatggaggaagaagtggaacCTGCAACT ATAATGACGATGACAGCTGTGACGTAGATGGGAAGGTGTATCAAGATGGAGAGACATTTCAGCCGAGCTGTAAACTCCAGTGTAAATGTGAGGATGGAGGGGTGACATGCGTCCCACTTTGCAGTGAAGATGTCCAGCTCCCAACGCCAACATGTCCCTTCCCGCACCGAGTAACAGTTCCAGGAAAGTGCTGTCCACAGTGGAGATGTGATGGACACCCAAGCAGTCTGGAGACAG GACTGACACAGACGGCACCAATAAACTGCCCAGAATGGAGCACAGAATGGGGAGCGTGTTCTGCTCTTTGTGGCATGGGCATCTCCTCTCGTGTGACCAACCAGAACCCATTTTGTAGACTGGAGAGTCAGCATCGCCTGTGCATGGTGCGACCCTGTGGAGCCCCATCAGCTGCCACT gggatCACAGCCTGCAAGCCAACCCTGGTGTCTTCTCATCCAATTAGGTGGGAGACTCAGGACTGCGTCAGCATCAGAACTTTTTGGCCTACATTTTGTGGTTCTTGCGGCAGGAGGCACTGTGTCCCCTATCAGACTGTAAATGAATTGGTTGCATTTCAGTGCACTGCAGGGTTGAGTATGAAGTTGATGATGTTTATAGTGTCCTGTGTTTGCTAA